Below is a window of Mycobacteriales bacterium DNA.
GTAGTAGGTCGCCGGACGCGACGAGCTCTTCGCGATCTGGTCGGCGTTGGCGGTGAAGCCCTCGATGCCGCACTCCGAGCCTGCACGGCGTGGGAAGGCCCGCGCACGGGTGATCTGCGACGGCTCGATCGCCTTGCCCTGGTAGCTGAGGTAGCCGTTGAGATAGCCGGTGATGCCGCCCGGGAAGTCGCGCCGCAGCGGGGTGCGCAGGACGATGTCGTGCTTGGCGCCTGCCGTGAGGACCTGCGCGTGGTGGGCGGCAGCGCCGTACCTCGTCTTGGTCGTGACGTTGCTGGAGTTCTGCGGGTAGACCTCCATGTAGGCGTACTTCACCTTGCTGGACACGCAGAAGACGCCGGTGGTCGACGGGTCGCCCCAGGTGCGGGTGAGGCTCTTGTCGTCGGAGCCGTCGGCGGAGATGTCCGAGTTGATGCGCTCGCGGTAGAGGTAGGTGCCGCTGGTGCTCGCCGCCCCGTCACGGTCGACCTTCTTGCGGTTGGCGTCCTGCAGGTCGATGCCGATCAGCACGTTGACCGACCGGTTGTCGGGGTAGCCGTAGATCGCGCCGCCGATGCTCGTCGGGCGGGCGCTCGTGCAGCCCGGCGCCGCGGCGACCGCAGGGGTGGGCGCGAGCGGCGCGAGCAGCGACGTGGCAGCGATGACGGTCAGCAGCATCCGGCGCATGCCGGACATCGTGCACCCGTCAGGCCGATCGCGCAGCCCCCTCAGGTGTCTTCATCCCGACACCCGACGAACCGATACGGGCCAGGGTCACCACCGCGGCGATCACCAGCGCGCCCCCTGCAGCCTGCACGGGCGTGAGGACCTCGTCGAGCACGACCATCGCGACGACCACCGAGACGACCGGCTCGACGGTGCTCAGCACCGCGGTGTCGCTCGGCCCGAGCAGCGCCAGCGCGCCGAAGAAGCAGGCCACCGCGACGACGGTGCCGAGCAGGGCGACGCCGACGAGCGCGGTCCAGGCGGTCCCGGAGGAGGGGTACGCCGCGCCGCGGGTGAGCGCGATCGCGACGTAGACGAGGCCGCACGCACCCATCACGACCGCCGCCGTGGCGAAGGGTCCAACACCGGTGGTGAGGCGGCTGCCCACCACGATGTAGACGCTGTAGGAGACCGCCGCGCCGAGGCCGAGCAGCACACCGGTGAGCTGGCCACCGGCGACGGGGCCGACGGTGAGGGCGGTGCCGGCGGTGGCCGCCGCGACGCAGAGGGCCGCCTTGCGGCTCGGGCGCTGGTGGAGGAAGGCGGCGGCGAGCAGGACCACGAGCGCGGGGTAGAGGTAGAGCAGCAGCGCGGTGAGGCCGGCCGAGATCCGCTCGAGGGCCTGGAAGTAGCACAGCGACTCGACGACGTAGCCGACCCCGCCGAGCAGCGCGAGCGCCCCGAGCTGGCGGCCGCGGGGGAGCTGCTCGCGCCGGATCCTCGCCAGCACGAGCAGGACGACGGCCGCGAGGGTGAAGCGGAACGACAGCACGCCGTAGGTGTCCGCGCCGTCGTCGTAGACCACCTTGGTCAGCACCGGCATCACGCCGAACGACGTCGCGCTCGTCACCGCGAGCGCGACGCCGAAGGCACGTCGCTGGTCCACCGCGCCGACGCTAGCGGCAGCGTCGACCGGGTTGCTCGGCTACTGCGGCAGCTGGTCCAGCCAGACGCCGAGCGTCTCGCCGAGGGTCACGCCGTCGGAGTCACGGAAGCCGCCACCGAGCCCGGCGGGCGCGGTCGGCTCGGCCGAGCTCGCGCTGACGAACCCCGACGAGGTCGTGTACTCCTGGCCGCCGAGGCGGACGGTGCGCTGGGTCGCGCCGCCGTCGCCGCCCGCGCAGGTGCTGTCGTAGGCGAAGGGCGGGGGAGGGCCGTCGTCGGCCCGGCTGCAGCGCGAGGCCTCCTCGAGGGTCCCGGTGCCGCTCAGGGTCGCGTTGGCGAAGACCGCGCCGTCGAGGGCTCCGGTGAGGCCCGTGGCGCCGTAGGTCACGACCTGGTCGCCGATCGCGTCGAGGGCAGGAAGCGGCTTCTGCAGGCTGCGCAGCCGGTTGACGGTGCGCAGGGTCGTCTCGCCCTCGTCGAGGCCCTCGAGGTCCAAGGTGATGCGCACCGGGGCGCCGTCGGTGACGACGCGGATCCGGTAGCGGCCCTGCAGCAGCTCGATGCGCTGCTGCTCGGGGTAGGTGCACTGCTCGGGCAGCGGGTCGCCGGGCAGCAGCTCGGCCTCGCACTCCGGCGGCGGCGTGCCGTCGCCCCAGGTGCGGGTGCCGAGTGCGGTGAACCCCGGGTAGCGGAAGGTGCTGAGGGAGGGGATCGCGTAGCCGAACTGCGCGTCCTTGCGGTACATCTCGAGCCCCACGAAGCGGCCGGTGCCGGAGATGGTCACGTCGGGATTGCCGAGCAGGGCCTTGTCCATCACCGCGTCCTCAGGGACGACGACGTCGAGCCAGCCGCTCGTGCTGGAGACGAACGTGGTGGTGCGGGTGAGCTCGACCGGCCGGGCAACGCGGGCGTCGGCGGGCAGGGAGGTGGCCGCTGCGGCGACGAGGGCTGCAGCGAGCGCGGGACGGAGCAGGTGCTTCACGGATGTCCTCCTCTGGGTGGTGACACCCCGTGACGAGCCAGTTCGACACGAAACGGTTCGGTTCCTCCCTGACCGAACCATCCGGGTCACCAGCGGCTCGTTGTGGTTCGTGAGCGTCCTGACGGCCGGAGGAGGAGCGCTGCCTGCCACGATGCCCCCCGTGCGGGGGCGGGAGGAGGCAGCGGGCTCCCGCGCCGATGCCCGCGAGGCGGAGTTCCGCGCCTTCTACGCGCTGGAGTACCCCGCGCTCGCCCGCTACTGCCACAAGCTCGTCGCCGACCGCGAGCTCGCCCACGACCTCGCGCAGGAGGCCTTCACCCGCATGATCGGGCGCTGGGTGAAGGTCGACGAGCCGCGCGCCTACCTCTACGGCGTCGCGACGAATCTGTGCCGCCGGGCCTGGAAGAAGCGCGCCCAGGACGTCGTCGCCGTCGGGCGGCTCGCGGCCGAGCCGGCCGCCGACGCCGCCTCTCCTGACGGGGCCGTCGTCATGCGCGCTGCCGTCGATGCGCTGCCGCCCAAGCTGCGCGACGTCCTGCTCCTGCACTACTACGCCGACCTCACGGTCACCGACGTCGCTGCCGCCACCGGACGCCCCGTCGGCACCGTCAAGCGCCAGCTGTCGGAGGCCCGCGCGGTCCTCGGCGGCCTGCTGGGAGCCTCCCGTGACTGACTTCCCCGTGCGCCCCGGTGGCGCCGACGCCGTGCTCGCCGCCGCGCGGGTCCGTCGCCTGCGTCGGGCGCTCGCGTCCGGCGGCGCGGCCCTCGCGCTCACCGCGGTGCCCCTGGTCGTGGTCGCGAGCGCCGGCGCTCCGCGCAACGACTCGCTCGTTGCGGTGTCGCCCACGGTGACGTCGCAGCCGGCGGAAGCTCCTGCCTCCGCCTCGCCGTCTGCCTCTGCGTCGTCGTCCGACCCGACTCCGTCGCCGCCGTCCAGCGCTGCCTCCCCGACCTCGTCGCCGCCTGCGGTCCCCGAGGCGTCCGAGGACACGGAGTCGCCCGTCATCAGCCGGCCCGCGACGACGCCCCGCCCGCCGCGTCAGTCCGCCGCCGCGCCGGTCACCCGCAGCTCGTCCACGATCGAGACTGTCGACCTGTGCGACGGCGGGCTGACCGACGCGACGTCGTCGTGGTGCGCCCGCTACACCGGCCCGGCCACCGCGCGACGTGGCCAGAGCGTCCTGCTGTCCTTCGAGCTCTGCCGCTACCCCACCGCTGGCGACGCGACGATCTCCTACGACAGCGAGCTCGAGGTCGACGCCTACGTCGGGAGCTACGACACCCCCGACTGGCGCGCCGGTCAGGGCATCGCCTACTCCGCCACTCCGCACAGCGAGGTCCTGCGCGCCGGCTCCTGCATCGTGTGGTCCTCGCCCTGGGACACCCGCGGCGCCGACGGCTTCCTCGTCGTCCCGGGGGAGTACTCGTTCAGCGGCTCGGCCAACGCCGTGCAGGGCCTGCCCGGTGCCAGCGGCTCCTTCCGCGTGGTGGCCTGACCGGTCTGGCAGGCTCGTCCCCCTGGCGGATGCCGCGAAGGGACCGGCGAGCTACTTCCCCTCGATCGAGGCGAAGTACGGTCTCCCGGTCAGCGAGTGGATCGATCTCGTCCGCGGCCACGCCAACGCCCTGGTCGCTCTCGCGACCGACCCGACGCCGTGACCGTCGTCGCCTGCCTCGAACCGCTCTCTGCAGTTGGGCCTGACGGCTGGTCAGGCTTCCGGAAGGACGAGGCTTGCCGCTGTCGTCCTTCTCGGCGCGATGGGGGTGGTGCTCGCAGCCCTGCTCGCTGTGGTTGTCGCCAGCTGGCTGCATGAGCGTGGGGGCTGCTGGCCGTGGCAGGAGCGGGTCTCGCGGGCGGGGGGATCACCTGCGACGGCGGGCCAGCCCACTTCGGTGTGGAGTAGCCGCCACTGCTGAGCGGTGAACACCCGGACTCTGGGAACGGCAGACAGTCGGGGTTGCGACGAACACCTCCGCGGCGGCGGCCTCCGCACCCTGAGGTCGTGAAGATCGTCGTGTAGTGGGCTCAGGTGCGGGCGCGCGAAAGCGCTGGTCCGCGGCCCGCCGGCTCGCCCCTGCTTCACGACGATCTTCACGATCGCTTCCGGAAGATCAACAGCACATCCGGTACGGCGGGCACGCTCGAGCAGCCGCTCGGGCGCGTGCAGATGTGCTGTTGACCTTGCTGGCGCCGGGGCCGATCAGCAGGCCGGCTCGGGAACGGGGCGCGCTCAGTCGGTGTACGGAAAGGATCCGTGGAAGTGGCGGAGCCGCCAGCGGTCGTCGCGGAGGACCGCGACGCAGGTGAGGCGGAAGGGATCGGGATCGCCGTCGGGCACTCCGTCGTCGTCCTCGACACCGGCCGTCCCAAGCACCGCGAAGGCCAGGAGCCCGGGTTCGCTGGCGAGTGGCAGGACGTGGTCCCAGCCCCACCGCACAGTCCCGTCCAGCTGCAACAGGGCCGCGAGGTAGGAGGTGGTCTGCTCGAGGCCGAGGTTCGCGGCGGCCGTGCCGAAGACCACGACGTCGTCGTCGAGCAGGGCGACCACCCGGTCGAGGTCCTTGCTGGCGACTGCGGTCTGCAGGTCGTCCAGGATCTGCCGCGCCGTCTGCTCCTCGTCCATGCGGCTCATCCTGCCGTGAGCGTCCCGGACCGCAGCACCTGCAGGAGGTCGAGAGGGCGTGCCGCCACCTGGGCCGCACCGGCACCTGCGAGCTCGCCGGGGAGCCCGTAACCCCAGCCGGCGCCGACGAAGCCGACACCCCAGGCGAGCGCACCGACGCAGTCCTCGGCACGGTCGCCGACCATGACCGCGTCCGACGGTGAGGCGTCGAGCCGGCGCAGCGCCTCGGCGATGACATCGGCCTTGCGAGACCGCGACCCGTCGAGCTCGGACCCGACGGCCTCGTCCAGCGACAGGCCGGTTGCGGTGAGGATGCGGCGGGCGAAGACCTCCGGCTTCGAGGTGGCGAGGCACAGCCGCGAGCCGTCGGCCCGCAGGCCCGCGAGGAGGTCGACGATCCCGTCGTACACCTCGAGCTCGGTGATGCCGACCTCCCGGTAGCGCTCGCGGTAGAGCGCGACGGCGGGCTCGGGGTCGACGCCGATGCGGGCGAAGGACTCGTGCAGCGGCGGCCCGAGGAAGGTGCGCAGGACGGCGTCGCCGGGGTCGGGTGCGCCGAGGCCGGCGAGGGCGTGGCGGACGCACCCGACGATGCCGGGCGCGGCGTCGGTGAGGCAGCCGTCGAGGTCGAGCAGGACGACGGGCGGGGTCACGCGGACAGCGCGTCGAGGACCTCGTCGTGCAGCAAGGCGTTGCTGCAGACGACCGAGCCACCGTCCGGGCGCGCGTCGCCGGCGAGGTCGGTGAAGCGGCCGCCGGCCTCCTCGACGATGGGCTGCAGGGCGGCGAGGTCCCAGAGGTTGACCTCGGGCTCGCAGCTGGCGTCGACGGCGCCCTCGGCGACGAGGCAGTGCGACCAGAAGTCGCCGTAGGCGCGGGTGCGCCAGCAGCGGGCCGACAGGTCGAGCAGGCCGGGCAGTCGACCCTGGGCGTCCCAGCCGGTGAGGGAGGAGTACGACAGGGAGGCGTCCTCGAGGCGGGCGACTCCGGAGACCGCGAGGCGGCTGCCGGCGTTGCGATCAGGGCCGGCCCAGGCGCCTTCACCGCGGGCCGCCCACCACCGGCGGCCGAGGGCGGGTGCGGAGACGACGCCGACGCGTACCGCACCGTCGACCTGCAGGGCGATCAGGGTCGCCCAGACCGGGACCCCGCGCACGAAGTTCTTGGTGCCGTCGATCGGGTCGACGACCCACTGCCGCGGGCCGCTGCCGACCAGGCCCTCCTCCTCGCCGAGGACCGCGTCGTCGGGCCGCTGCGCGCCGAGCAGCACGCGGATCGCGGTCTCGACGGCGGTGTCGGCGTCGGACACCGGCGTGAGGTCGGGCTTGGTGTCGACCCGCAGGTCGAGGGCGCGGAAGCGCGCGAGGGAGATCGCGTCGGCGGCATCGGCGAGGTCGTGCGCGAGCTGCAGGTCAGGGCTCATCCGGGTGCCAGCACCAGGGTCCCGTTGTGACCGCCGAAGCCGAAGGAGTTCGACAGCGTCGGCCCCGGCTCCCACGCTCTCGGCTCGAGGACGACGTCGATGTCGAGCTCCGGGTCGATGACCCTCGTGCCCATCGTCGGGGGCAGCTCGCGGTGCAGGAACGACAGCAGGACCGCGGCCGCCTCGACCGCGCCGGCGGCACCGAGCGAGTGACCGGTGACGCCCTTGACGGAGGTGACGGGGACGCCACGCGGTCCGAAGACCGTGGTGATCGCGGCAGCTTCGGCGGCGTCGTTGAGCGGGGTCGACGTGCCGTGGGCGTTGACGTGGCGGACCTGGTCGGCGGTGACGCCCGCGTCGGCCATCGCCATCCGCATGCAGGCCGCCGCGCCGACCCCTCCGGGGGAGGGCGCGGTGATGTGGTGGGCGTCGCAGGTGGAGGCGCTGCCGAGGACCTCGCCGTAGACGGTCGCGCCGCGGGCGAGCGCGGCGTCGCGGTCCTCGAGCAGCAGGACCGCGGCGCCCTCGGCGATGCAGAAGCCGTCGCGGTCGACGTCGAACGGGCGGGACAGCCCAGTCTTCGACAGCGCGGTCATGACTGTGAAGGCGGCGACCGTGGTGGGCGTCATCGACGACTCGGCGCCCCCGGCGAGGACCGCGTCGCAGCGGCCGTCGGCGACCATCCGCGCGCCGGCGGCAACGCTGTGGGTGCCCGCCGCGCAGGCCGTCGTCAGCGTCTCGCACGGCCCCTGCCAGCCGAGCCGCAGCGACACCGCGGCCGCACCGGCGTTGGGCATGACCATCGGGATGGTGAAGGGCGAGACGCGCTTGGGGCCCCGCTCGGCGAGGACGCCGACCTGGGTCTCCAGCGTGCCGACGCCGCCGATACCGGTGCCGAGGTGGACGCCCGCGCGGGTCGGGTCGACTGCCGGGGGACCACCGGCGTGGTCGATCGCCATCTGCGCGGCGGCCACCGCGAGGTGGGTGAAGCGGTCGTGGTGCCGCGCCTCCTTGCCGGTGAGCCACGGTGAGGGGTCGAAGCCCTCGACGGTGCGCTCGCGCCGGTCGAGCGGAGTCGTGCGAAGCCCCTGCCAGAAGGCCTCGAGCCCGATGCCCGCGGCAGACACGACGCCGATGCCGGTGACGACGACGCGACGGCCCATCACGACGCGCCGACCAGCCGGCCGACGAGGGACTCCACCGCGCCGTAGTCGCGGGTGTGCTCCCAGGCGTCGTCGGGGAAGGCGATCCCGAACTCGTCCTCGATGACCATCGCCCACTCGATCGCGGCGAGGCTGTCGACGCCGAGGTCGTCGCCGAGCAGCGCGTCGGGGAGCAGCTCGGTGGGGCTCACGTCGAGCTGGCGGGCCGACAGGTCACGCAGCCGAGAGGTCAGGTCGGCGGGCAGGGTCACGGGCGTCAGCGTAGTTGGGGCAGGATGGCGCCCCGTGGCCACTGCTCTCGTCTTCCCTGGACAGGCCTCGCAGCGCCCGGGCATGGGCGCGCCCTTCCGAGACACCCCCGGGTGGGCGCTGGTCGAGGAGGCCTCCGACGTCGTCGGTCGCGACCTCGCGCGGCTGCTCGTCGAGGCCGACGCCGAGGAGCTGCGCCCGACCCGCGAGGCGCAGATCGCGACCTTCCTCACGTCGCTGCTCGCCTGGCGCTGCCTGACGGTCGAGCCCTCCGTCGTCGCCGGCCACTCGCTGGGGGAGTGGACTGCGCTGGTGGCGGCGGGCGTGGTCTCCGTGGCCGACGGGATCCGGTTGGTGGCCGAGCGCGGCGAGGCGATGCGGGCTGCCGCCGACGCCGCCCCGGGGACGATGGCTGCGGTCCTCGGGCTGGAGCCGTCGGTGGTCGCCGAGGTCTGCACAGGTGTCGAGGGCGTCTGGCCCGCTAACGACAACGCGTCCCTGCACGTCGTCGTCAGCGGCACCCTCGACGGGGTCGCCGCGGTGACCGGTCCGCTCAAGGCGGCGGGGGCCCGCCGGGTGCTGCCGCTCCCGGTCGGTGGGGCCTTCCACACCCCGCTGATGGCGCCCGCGCGGGACCGGCTCGAGGCGGCGCTGAGCCGTGCGTCGTACGCCTCTCCGGTCGTGCCTGTGCTCTCCAACGTGACCGCCGCCCCCCACGACGGGCAGGTGGCGCGGCGGCTGTCGGAACAGCTCACCGCACCCGTGCGGTGGCGCGAGTCGGTGCTCGCGATGGACGTCGACACCGTCGTCGAGGTCGGCCCGGGCGGGGTGCTCGCCGGTCTCGTGAAGCGGATCCGCCCTGATGTGCGGGTCGTCGCCGTCGCCACGCCCGAGGAGGCGCCGTGAGCAGGTCCGTGCTGGTGACCGGGGGCAACCGCGGGATCGGGCTGGCCGTCGCGCGGCAGCTCGCGGCGGAGGGGCACCGGGTCGCGGTGACCTACCGCGGCGAGGCGCCCAACGGGCTGCTCGGGGTGCGCTGCGACGTCACCTCGGCCGACGACGTCGACCGTGCCTTCACCGAGGTCGAGGCCGCGCAGGGCCCGGTCGAGGTGCTCGTCTCCAACGCAGGGATCACCGACGACGGGCTGCTGCTGCGGATGTCGGAGGAGTCGTGGGCGCGGGTGCTCGACGCCAACCTCAGCGGCGCCTACCGGGTCGCCAAGCGGGCGTCGCGCTCGATGCTCAAGGCCCGCTGGGGACGGCTCGTCTTCGTCTCCTCGGTCGTCGGGCTGTCCGGTGCGGCGGGGCAGGCCAACTACGCCGCGTCGAAGGCCGGCCTGGTCGGGCTGTCGCGCTCGATCGCCCGCGAGCTCGGGTCGCGAGGGATCACGAGCAACGTCGTCGCCCCGGGCTACGTCGACACCGACATGACCGCGAGCCTGTCCGGCGCGCGGCGGGCGGAGCTGCTCGCGGCGGTCCCGTTGGGTCGCACGGCTGCGCCGGAGGAGGTCGCCGGGGTGGTGGCGTTCCTCGCCTCGGACGCCTCGTCCTACGTCACCGGGGCGGTGCTGCCGGTCGACGGCGGCCTGGGCATGGGCCACTGATCCGTGCTACTCACCGGTCACCACTAGGGTCGGTCGCATGGAGCGCGCAGAGGTGTTCGGGACGATGCGGGACAAGGCCGTCGAGCTGCTCGAGGTCGCGGCCGACGACGTGCAGGACGACAAGTCCTTCGTCGACGACCTCGAGGTCGACTCGCTGTCTCTCGTGGAGTACACGATGGACCTCGAGGACGTCTTCGGCATCGAGCTGCCGGAGGAGGAGCTGACCGACCTCAAGACGATCGGCGCCTTCGTCGACCTCGTCCACGCCAAGGTGCTCGCGAAGTGATCCTGTCGGGGAAGCGCCTCCTGGTCACCGGGGTGCTGACCGACTCCTCCATCGCCTACTCCGTCGCGCGGCTGGCCGCGGAGCAGGGCGCGACCGTCGTGCTGTCGTCGTTCGGCCGGCCGATGTCGCTGACCCAGCGGATGGCGCGGCGGCTCCCCGGCGAGCCGCCGGTCGTCGAGCTCGACGTGTCGTCGGAGGAGCACCTCGCGGCGCTGCCCGACCGGCTGCGCGAGCACGTCGACGGCCTCGACGGCGTCGTGCACGCGATCGGCTTCGCGCCCGCGTCCTGCCTCGGCCAGGGCCTGCTCGACACCGCCTGGGAGGACGTCGGCACCGCGATGCAGGTCTCCACCTGGT
It encodes the following:
- a CDS encoding phosphopantetheine-binding protein, producing the protein MTLPADLTSRLRDLSARQLDVSPTELLPDALLGDDLGVDSLAAIEWAMVIEDEFGIAFPDDAWEHTRDYGAVESLVGRLVGAS
- the fabG gene encoding 3-oxoacyl-ACP reductase FabG, giving the protein MSRSVLVTGGNRGIGLAVARQLAAEGHRVAVTYRGEAPNGLLGVRCDVTSADDVDRAFTEVEAAQGPVEVLVSNAGITDDGLLLRMSEESWARVLDANLSGAYRVAKRASRSMLKARWGRLVFVSSVVGLSGAAGQANYAASKAGLVGLSRSIARELGSRGITSNVVAPGYVDTDMTASLSGARRAELLAAVPLGRTAAPEEVAGVVAFLASDASSYVTGAVLPVDGGLGMGH
- a CDS encoding HAD hydrolase-like protein — encoded protein: MTPPVVLLDLDGCLTDAAPGIVGCVRHALAGLGAPDPGDAVLRTFLGPPLHESFARIGVDPEPAVALYRERYREVGITELEVYDGIVDLLAGLRADGSRLCLATSKPEVFARRILTATGLSLDEAVGSELDGSRSRKADVIAEALRRLDASPSDAVMVGDRAEDCVGALAWGVGFVGAGWGYGLPGELAGAGAAQVAARPLDLLQVLRSGTLTAG
- a CDS encoding nuclear transport factor 2 family protein → MDEEQTARQILDDLQTAVASKDLDRVVALLDDDVVVFGTAAANLGLEQTTSYLAALLQLDGTVRWGWDHVLPLASEPGLLAFAVLGTAGVEDDDGVPDGDPDPFRLTCVAVLRDDRWRLRHFHGSFPYTD
- a CDS encoding acyl carrier protein yields the protein MERAEVFGTMRDKAVELLEVAADDVQDDKSFVDDLEVDSLSLVEYTMDLEDVFGIELPEEELTDLKTIGAFVDLVHAKVLAK
- a CDS encoding sigma-70 family RNA polymerase sigma factor, yielding MRGREEAAGSRADAREAEFRAFYALEYPALARYCHKLVADRELAHDLAQEAFTRMIGRWVKVDEPRAYLYGVATNLCRRAWKKRAQDVVAVGRLAAEPAADAASPDGAVVMRAAVDALPPKLRDVLLLHYYADLTVTDVAAATGRPVGTVKRQLSEARAVLGGLLGASRD
- a CDS encoding DMT family transporter, with the protein product MDQRRAFGVALAVTSATSFGVMPVLTKVVYDDGADTYGVLSFRFTLAAVVLLVLARIRREQLPRGRQLGALALLGGVGYVVESLCYFQALERISAGLTALLLYLYPALVVLLAAAFLHQRPSRKAALCVAAATAGTALTVGPVAGGQLTGVLLGLGAAVSYSVYIVVGSRLTTGVGPFATAAVVMGACGLVYVAIALTRGAAYPSSGTAWTALVGVALLGTVVAVACFFGALALLGPSDTAVLSTVEPVVSVVVAMVVLDEVLTPVQAAGGALVIAAVVTLARIGSSGVGMKTPEGAARSA
- the hisN gene encoding histidinol-phosphatase; this encodes MSPDLQLAHDLADAADAISLARFRALDLRVDTKPDLTPVSDADTAVETAIRVLLGAQRPDDAVLGEEEGLVGSGPRQWVVDPIDGTKNFVRGVPVWATLIALQVDGAVRVGVVSAPALGRRWWAARGEGAWAGPDRNAGSRLAVSGVARLEDASLSYSSLTGWDAQGRLPGLLDLSARCWRTRAYGDFWSHCLVAEGAVDASCEPEVNLWDLAALQPIVEEAGGRFTDLAGDARPDGGSVVCSNALLHDEVLDALSA
- a CDS encoding ACP S-malonyltransferase, which codes for MATALVFPGQASQRPGMGAPFRDTPGWALVEEASDVVGRDLARLLVEADAEELRPTREAQIATFLTSLLAWRCLTVEPSVVAGHSLGEWTALVAAGVVSVADGIRLVAERGEAMRAAADAAPGTMAAVLGLEPSVVAEVCTGVEGVWPANDNASLHVVVSGTLDGVAAVTGPLKAAGARRVLPLPVGGAFHTPLMAPARDRLEAALSRASYASPVVPVLSNVTAAPHDGQVARRLSEQLTAPVRWRESVLAMDVDTVVEVGPGGVLAGLVKRIRPDVRVVAVATPEEAP
- a CDS encoding beta-ketoacyl-[acyl-carrier-protein] synthase family protein; translation: MGRRVVVTGIGVVSAAGIGLEAFWQGLRTTPLDRRERTVEGFDPSPWLTGKEARHHDRFTHLAVAAAQMAIDHAGGPPAVDPTRAGVHLGTGIGGVGTLETQVGVLAERGPKRVSPFTIPMVMPNAGAAAVSLRLGWQGPCETLTTACAAGTHSVAAGARMVADGRCDAVLAGGAESSMTPTTVAAFTVMTALSKTGLSRPFDVDRDGFCIAEGAAVLLLEDRDAALARGATVYGEVLGSASTCDAHHITAPSPGGVGAAACMRMAMADAGVTADQVRHVNAHGTSTPLNDAAEAAAITTVFGPRGVPVTSVKGVTGHSLGAAGAVEAAAVLLSFLHRELPPTMGTRVIDPELDIDVVLEPRAWEPGPTLSNSFGFGGHNGTLVLAPG